One part of the Acidimicrobiales bacterium genome encodes these proteins:
- a CDS encoding class F sortase, whose product MALLLAVAGLLVAGAVAGVAVVGQSSDRRPSVEAVAGDGAIALPEVERPARPTGAGAPELVVPAPSPPARVVIPGIGVASDLEDLAMGDDGKLRAPVDYRVAGWFAAGTQPGQPGPAVIAGHVDSPDGPAVFARLAELAPGDEVLVDRADGSQVRFRVTGVESYPKEQFPTAGVYGPVPGAELRLVTCDGAFDRSIGHYLDNLVVYAVVDGTPVLG is encoded by the coding sequence GTGGCGCTGCTCCTCGCCGTGGCGGGGCTGCTGGTGGCGGGGGCAGTAGCCGGCGTGGCCGTGGTCGGGCAGTCCTCCGACCGCCGTCCGAGCGTCGAAGCCGTAGCCGGTGACGGGGCCATCGCCCTCCCCGAGGTCGAGCGGCCGGCCCGCCCGACCGGTGCCGGGGCGCCGGAGCTGGTGGTGCCGGCCCCGTCGCCGCCGGCGCGGGTGGTCATCCCGGGGATCGGCGTCGCTTCCGACCTGGAGGATCTGGCGATGGGCGACGACGGCAAGCTGCGCGCCCCGGTCGACTACCGCGTGGCGGGCTGGTTCGCCGCCGGGACCCAGCCCGGTCAGCCGGGGCCGGCGGTGATCGCCGGCCACGTCGACTCGCCGGACGGGCCGGCGGTGTTCGCCCGGCTCGCCGAGCTGGCCCCCGGCGACGAGGTGCTGGTCGACCGGGCCGACGGCAGCCAGGTGCGCTTCCGGGTGACCGGCGTGGAGAGCTACCCGAAGGAGCAGTTCCCGACCGCCGGCGTGTACGGTCCGGTGCCCGGCGCCGAGCTGCGCCTCGTCACCTGCGACGGGGCCTTCGACCGCTCGATCGGCCACTACCTCGACAACCTCGTGGTCTACGCGGTGGTCGACGGCACGCCGGTGCTGGGATGA